The DNA window ACCCCGCGACGGGGTCTGGGGACACTTGCGCCTAAATTTTTAAAACCTGAAGGAGCGGCACCAATGAAGCATCCGATGCACACGAAAAAACGCCTGTTGACCCAAGCCGTACTGCTGGCACTGGCCGCCAGCGCGGCCGCGAACGTCATGGCCGCCGACGCCGACGCCGCCGAGGCTGCAGCCGCCGCAACACCAGCCCCGGCCGCCGCCGGCGACAACATCTCCGCCGTCATTGTCACCGGCACCCGTCGCGGCGGCCTGAAGGCCGTCGACAGCGCATCGCCGATCCAGGTGCTCGATTCAGGCTCGCTGGAACGCACCGGCCAGCCCGACCTGATCCAGGCGCTGGCGCAGAACCTGCCCTCCTTCACCGCCCAGGCCTTCGGCGGCGACACCGCCAACATGACCTTGTCGGCCCGCCTGCGCGGCCTGAGCCCGAACAATACCCTGGTGCTGGTCAACGGCAAGCGCCGCCACACCACCGCCAACCTGGCCGTGCTGGCCGGCCCGTTCCAGGGCGGCGCCGCGACCGACCTGAACTTCATCCCGGTGGCCGCCATCGATCACATCGAAGTGCTGCAGGACGGCGCCGCCGCCCAGTACGGCACCGACGCGATCGCCGGCGTGATCAACATCATCCTCAAAAACGATAGCTCGGGCGGCTCGCTGACCGGCACCGCCGGCCGCTACTTCGACGAGGGCGGCAAGACCGGCGACGCCAGCTTCAACATCGGCTTCGAACCGAGCGCCAACAGCTACCTGAACCTCACCGGCGAAACCAAGTACCACGGCCACAGCATGCGCTCGGACGTCGATCCGCGCGTGACCAACCCGGCCAACCTGGCGTCGATGCCGACCCTGACCCAGGCCGACGGCTACCCGTACGCCAACAAGATCTCCGGCGACGCCGCCTACCACCTGAACCTGCTGTCCCTGAACGGCGGCATCGACCTGGGCGGCACCGAGCTGTACACCATCGCCACCTACGGCGAGAAGAAAGCCGACTCGTTCCAGAACTACCGCGTGCCCAACCGCATTCCGCGCATGTACCCGAACGGCTTCAACCCCAAGCAAACCCTCGACGAAACCGACTACGGCTTCACCGGCGGCGCCAAGGGCGAGCTGGCCGGCTGGAACTGGGACCTGAGCAGCACCTACGGCAAGGACGAGGCCAAGATCGGCGTCAAGAACTCCGGCAACATCTCGCTGTTCAACGACACCGGCGCCTCGCCGACCTTGTTCCACGCGGGAACCTTCACCGCCACCCAGTGGACCACGTCGCTGGAGGTGAACCGCGAGTTCGCCGTCGGCTGGGCCTCGCCGCTGTCGGTGGCCGGCGGCGTCGAGTACCGCCGCGACGGCTACGAGATCGGCGCCGGCGACCCTGCCTCGCGTTACAAGGAAGGCTCGCAATCGTATCCGGGCTTCTCGCTGACCGACGCCGGCAAGCACGACCGCAACAACAAATCGGTCTACGTCGATGTCGCCGGCTCGCCGATCGCCAACCTGAAGATAGACGTCGCCGCCCGCTTCGAGGACTACAGCGACTTCGGCAGCGCGCGCGTGGGCAAGTTCACGGCCCGCTACGACTTCACGCCGGCGTTCGCGCTGCGCGGCACGGTCAGCAACGGCTTCCGCGCGCCGACCATGGCCGAACAATACTATTCGGCCACCAACGTCTCGCCGACGCAGGCCTCGGTGCAGTTGGCGCCGAACTCGCCGGCCGCCGCGCTGGTCGGCATCAACGGCCTGAAACCGGAGAAGTCGCAGAACTACAGCCTGGGCATGGTGTTCCATCCGGTACCGAAGGCGACGGTAACGGTGGACGCCTACAGCATCAGCATCCACGACCGCATCGTCGGCAGCGGCACCTTGTTCGGCTCGGGCAACACGGTCAATTCGCCGGCCGTGGTGGCGGCCATCCGCGCCAACGGCAACATCCTCGACCCGACGGTCACGCGCACCGGCATCAGCGTGTTCTCGAACGCGGCCAACACGCGCAACAAGGGCATCGAAGCGGTGCTGTCGTACGGCAGCAATTTCGGCGATATGGGCCGGGTGGACTGGTCGGCGGCGGCCAACTACAACAAGGTCACGGTGACCAAGGTCAACCAGGCGCCGTCGCAGTTGCTGCCGCAGCGCCTGCTCGACCAGTCGGCCATCGCGTCGCTGGAGAACTCGTCGCCGAAGGTGCGCGTCAACCTGGGCGGGCTGTGGAAGAAGGGAGACTGGACCGTCAACCTGCGGGAATCGATTTACGGGCCGTCGTCGGGGTATAGCTCGCTCAACAACGTCACCTACTTCGAGACCAAGATCGACACCTTGTTCACAACGGATCTGGAGGTATCGTACCGGGTAACGAAGGCGGTGACGGTATCGGCCGGCGCCAACAACCTGTTCAACAAGTATCCGGGCAAGGTCAATCAGGAGTATGTGGCGGCGGCGCGCGCGGCGCTGAACACGGCGGCGGTGACGCAGTATCCGTCGTTCTCGCCGATCGGCATCAACGGTGGATATTATTACGCGCGGGTCGGTTACACCTTCTAATCCATCGTTAACCCGCAACCCGGACGCCGGGGTCGGACCCGCAGGGTCCGACCCCATGTGGCCGCAGTGCGGGTTGGCGGCCGGCGCATGACGGCCGCAATAAAAAAGCCCCGAACGTTTTTGGCGTTCGGGGCTTTTTTTGTCTTGCTAACTCAAGCTTATTTTACTTCGGTGACCGCTGCCGTCTGGATCGGCTTGATGATCTTGACCTTGGCGCGTTCCTTCAGCAGCTGGATGTACTCGTACATCTCTTGCTGCGCGACGATGGTGTTGATCTGCTCGGCTTCCGTTTTGCGGCGCTCGGCATCCTGCTCGGCCGGCTGCTGCACCTTGCCGATGCGATAGATGCCGTAACCCATGCCCGGCACGTCCACGCCCACGTAGGCCGGCAGCTTGCTGGTGTCGGCTTTCATGACTTCCTGCATGGCCAAGCCGTTGATGCCTTCGGCCTTGGCGCGCGATACCAGCTTGGCAGCGCCAAAGCCGGTGGCGTCGCCCGATTTCTTGAACGCGGCCAGTTTGTCGGCGCCGGCCTTGGTGGCCAGCTTGTTGGCTTCTTCCATGGTCACGCGCTGACGGATGCCGGCATCGACTTCGGCCAGCGGACGCTTCGAGGCAGGCTTGAATTCGACGATGCGGCCGGCGATCAAGGTGCTCGGCGCGGATTCGACCGCTTCGGTGTTGCGCTTGCTGCTGATCGAGTCGTTCGAGAACAGCGCGGCCAGGAACTTGGCGTTGTTATACGGCGCCGGGCCGGCCATCGGCGATGGATTGCGCGAGACGTTGGCGGCCGTTTCAATCTTCAGGCCCAGCTTGTCTGCGACCGGCTTCAGGCTGTCGGACTGCTCGTAGACGGTGTTGGTGAACGCTTCAGCCATTTCCGAATACTTCTTGGCGGCCTTTTGCTTTTTCAGCGCCTCGGCCACTTCGGTCTTGACCGCGTCGAGCGGCTTGACGACGGCCGGCGTCAGCGCGCTGACGGTCAGCACGTGGAAACCGAATTCCGATTGCACGGCGTCGCTGATCTCGCCCTGCTTGAGCTTCATGACGGCGGCCTCGACCGGCGCCGGCAGCACGCCTTTGGTGACGATGTCCAGATCGCCGCCCTGCTCGGCCGATACCGGATCTTCGGACTTGGCCTTGGCAAC is part of the Oxalobacteraceae bacterium OTU3CAMAD1 genome and encodes:
- a CDS encoding SurA N-terminal domain-containing protein, whose translation is MQILLAIIIVPSFALVGLEGYKGFGDDATTIAKVAGQPVSQQEFDNALRNQLDSYRQRMGEQFDQKMFDTPEFRQNLLDQLIAERAIAAEVTRSNLSVTDAQLQKAITELFGGPGTFDMERYKQILASQGLTPAMNDARMRRDMALQQLAGSVQSTGFAPRSVAKTLSDIGAQEREVQELLLPIADFVPQVKVTDEMVKAYYEKNGKFFEVPEQAKIEYVVLNSDAVMSQIAVTDAEVATYYNANQAAFTTPETRRAAHVLIGLKKGANAAETAAAKAKADAIVAELRKNPADFAKVAKAKSEDPVSAEQGGDLDIVTKGVLPAPVEAAVMKLKQGEISDAVQSEFGFHVLTVSALTPAVVKPLDAVKTEVAEALKKQKAAKKYSEMAEAFTNTVYEQSDSLKPVADKLGLKIETAANVSRNPSPMAGPAPYNNAKFLAALFSNDSISSKRNTEAVESAPSTLIAGRIVEFKPASKRPLAEVDAGIRQRVTMEEANKLATKAGADKLAAFKKSGDATGFGAAKLVSRAKAEGINGLAMQEVMKADTSKLPAYVGVDVPGMGYGIYRIGKVQQPAEQDAERRKTEAEQINTIVAQQEMYEYIQLLKERAKVKIIKPIQTAAVTEVK
- a CDS encoding TonB-dependent receptor, whose amino-acid sequence is MHTKKRLLTQAVLLALAASAAANVMAADADAAEAAAAATPAPAAAGDNISAVIVTGTRRGGLKAVDSASPIQVLDSGSLERTGQPDLIQALAQNLPSFTAQAFGGDTANMTLSARLRGLSPNNTLVLVNGKRRHTTANLAVLAGPFQGGAATDLNFIPVAAIDHIEVLQDGAAAQYGTDAIAGVINIILKNDSSGGSLTGTAGRYFDEGGKTGDASFNIGFEPSANSYLNLTGETKYHGHSMRSDVDPRVTNPANLASMPTLTQADGYPYANKISGDAAYHLNLLSLNGGIDLGGTELYTIATYGEKKADSFQNYRVPNRIPRMYPNGFNPKQTLDETDYGFTGGAKGELAGWNWDLSSTYGKDEAKIGVKNSGNISLFNDTGASPTLFHAGTFTATQWTTSLEVNREFAVGWASPLSVAGGVEYRRDGYEIGAGDPASRYKEGSQSYPGFSLTDAGKHDRNNKSVYVDVAGSPIANLKIDVAARFEDYSDFGSARVGKFTARYDFTPAFALRGTVSNGFRAPTMAEQYYSATNVSPTQASVQLAPNSPAAALVGINGLKPEKSQNYSLGMVFHPVPKATVTVDAYSISIHDRIVGSGTLFGSGNTVNSPAVVAAIRANGNILDPTVTRTGISVFSNAANTRNKGIEAVLSYGSNFGDMGRVDWSAAANYNKVTVTKVNQAPSQLLPQRLLDQSAIASLENSSPKVRVNLGGLWKKGDWTVNLRESIYGPSSGYSSLNNVTYFETKIDTLFTTDLEVSYRVTKAVTVSAGANNLFNKYPGKVNQEYVAAARAALNTAAVTQYPSFSPIGINGGYYYARVGYTF